From a region of the Acidobacteriota bacterium genome:
- a CDS encoding HAD family hydrolase — MIDTVFLDAGGVLCHPSWTRVAAALVGYGAPVTAAALAAAEQRATHELDQASVIAATDDRSRGWLYFNLVLQHAGVTQSAATDAALAELREYHKAENLWEHVEPDVEPALAALRERGLRLVVVSNANGRLRHLFDRLQLTRWFDHLLDSHEWGVEKPDPQLFHLALQQARAEPGRTVHVGDLYHVDVIGARRAGLRDAVLFDMAGLYGGVDCPRVSSFAGLVEWLDTTRGNQTLNRVP, encoded by the coding sequence GTGATCGACACCGTCTTTCTCGACGCGGGCGGCGTGCTGTGCCATCCGTCGTGGACCCGCGTGGCCGCGGCCCTGGTGGGTTACGGCGCGCCGGTGACCGCAGCCGCGCTCGCCGCCGCCGAACAACGCGCCACCCACGAGCTTGACCAGGCGTCAGTGATTGCCGCCACCGACGATCGCTCCCGCGGCTGGCTCTACTTCAACCTGGTGTTGCAGCATGCCGGCGTGACACAGAGCGCCGCCACCGACGCCGCCCTCGCCGAGTTGCGCGAGTACCACAAGGCCGAAAACCTCTGGGAGCACGTCGAACCCGATGTCGAGCCGGCGTTGGCGGCGCTGCGCGAGCGCGGCCTGCGCCTGGTCGTGGTCTCGAACGCGAACGGCCGCCTGCGTCACCTGTTCGACCGCCTGCAGCTCACGCGCTGGTTCGACCACCTGCTCGATTCACATGAATGGGGCGTTGAGAAGCCCGACCCGCAGCTGTTTCACCTGGCGCTCCAGCAGGCGCGCGCCGAACCCGGGCGCACCGTGCACGTTGGCGACCTCTATCACGTGGACGTAATCGGCGCGCGCCGCGCCGGCCTGCGCGACGCGGTCTTGTTCGACATGGCCGGTCTTTACGGCGGCGTCGACTGCCCGCGGGTCAGTTCCTTTGCCGGCCTGGTCGAGTGGCTCGACACGACCAGGGGGAACCAGACCCTGAACCGCGTGCCCTGA
- a CDS encoding fused MFS/spermidine synthase: MSNRRAVFALFFFSGIAGLVYQVLWLRRLSLVFGVTVYAASTVLAAFMAGLAIGSLLAGYVLRRRIPPLLAFGAAEILIGVTGFASPYLLSAASALYGALQAAAPESLGLLTVARLASSLAILVVPTALMGMTLPLLSASVAATNAPIASRISLLYAVNTTGAMVGTVLTGFLLIPAIGVQRAFMTAAAVNIAVGILALWAGRGHGPAWRPETASEAQASPALARVPLLLAAVVAISGFASLGLEILWFRLMLQFVVATTEAFTAMLATVLFGIAMGGFLAARILRTGARATMWLAVVQAATGLATVASMSFLLWTIAAGWKTTGLWAAVLIAILPAAIAMGVGFPLALGLATGKAAGGHDRAAIGRRVGVMYALNVAGAIAGSLAAGFLLLPWLGAQQALIAMAALFVASGLMVAARGGRGALLAVALIVIAFVPVARGMADPFTVAIDRRYGNTMSELWRDEGPQTAVSVRANLFQRVLYLDGLHQANDQPPMVELHRAIGHLPMVLHGSPRDVLVVGMGGGATPGAVSQYPEAEVLVVELSESVRRAAPFFAHVNYDLLERPNVTIRIDDGRNFLSLTNRRFDVITADIIQPGHAGAGHVYSREYFELVRSALTDDGLVLQWIGHRPSIEYGLIMRTFLAVFPDATLWYDGNFMIGSRTPLTIAPDRFERLRSTAETRAALDAVGLTSFAALRSWYTASAVEMQALIGPGPVLTDDRPLVEYQHWLPPASEQPPLDLSSVKGDVNRIISGGGR, translated from the coding sequence ATGTCCAACCGGCGAGCGGTCTTCGCCCTCTTCTTCTTTTCCGGAATCGCGGGCCTCGTTTACCAGGTGCTCTGGTTGCGACGGTTGTCACTGGTGTTCGGCGTGACGGTCTACGCGGCCAGCACGGTCCTGGCCGCGTTCATGGCCGGGCTGGCGATCGGCAGCCTCCTGGCCGGGTACGTCCTGCGCCGGCGCATCCCGCCGCTCCTGGCCTTCGGCGCCGCCGAGATCCTGATTGGCGTCACCGGTTTCGCATCGCCGTACCTGCTGAGCGCAGCTTCGGCTCTGTACGGCGCGCTCCAGGCCGCCGCCCCGGAATCGCTGGGGCTGTTGACCGTCGCGCGCCTGGCCTCCTCGTTGGCAATCCTCGTGGTGCCCACGGCGCTGATGGGTATGACGCTGCCGCTGTTAAGCGCCTCGGTGGCGGCGACGAACGCGCCGATCGCCTCGCGCATCAGCCTGCTCTACGCGGTCAACACGACCGGCGCCATGGTCGGCACCGTGCTCACGGGCTTCCTGTTGATACCGGCCATCGGCGTCCAGCGCGCCTTCATGACCGCGGCGGCCGTGAACATTGCGGTAGGCATACTGGCCTTGTGGGCCGGCCGTGGGCACGGTCCCGCATGGCGTCCAGAGACCGCCAGTGAGGCCCAGGCGTCGCCGGCCCTCGCGCGCGTGCCCCTCCTGCTCGCTGCCGTTGTGGCCATCTCCGGCTTTGCGTCACTTGGTCTCGAGATTCTCTGGTTCCGGCTGATGCTGCAGTTCGTGGTGGCCACCACCGAGGCCTTTACCGCGATGCTGGCGACCGTGTTGTTCGGCATTGCGATGGGCGGCTTCCTGGCCGCGCGCATCCTGCGGACGGGTGCGAGGGCGACGATGTGGCTGGCCGTGGTACAGGCGGCCACCGGGCTCGCCACCGTCGCGTCGATGAGCTTCCTGCTGTGGACCATCGCCGCGGGCTGGAAGACGACCGGCCTGTGGGCGGCGGTGCTGATCGCGATCCTGCCGGCGGCGATCGCCATGGGCGTCGGCTTCCCCTTGGCCCTCGGCCTCGCCACTGGTAAAGCGGCAGGTGGTCACGACCGCGCCGCAATCGGGCGGCGTGTCGGCGTAATGTACGCGCTGAACGTGGCCGGCGCGATTGCCGGCTCGCTGGCGGCCGGGTTCCTGCTGCTGCCCTGGCTCGGTGCCCAACAGGCGCTCATCGCCATGGCCGCGTTGTTCGTCGCCAGCGGGTTGATGGTGGCGGCCCGCGGTGGCCGAGGGGCCCTCCTTGCGGTGGCCCTGATCGTGATCGCGTTCGTACCGGTGGCCAGGGGGATGGCCGATCCGTTCACGGTGGCGATCGACCGCCGCTACGGCAATACGATGAGCGAGTTGTGGCGCGACGAGGGCCCGCAGACCGCCGTCAGCGTGCGCGCGAACCTGTTCCAGCGGGTGCTGTACCTGGACGGCCTGCACCAGGCCAACGACCAGCCGCCAATGGTGGAATTGCACCGGGCCATCGGGCATCTGCCCATGGTCCTGCACGGCTCGCCCCGCGACGTCCTGGTGGTGGGCATGGGCGGCGGCGCCACGCCGGGCGCGGTCAGCCAGTACCCCGAAGCCGAGGTGCTGGTCGTCGAGTTGTCGGAAAGCGTGCGGCGCGCGGCGCCGTTCTTCGCGCACGTCAACTACGACCTGCTCGAGCGCCCCAACGTCACGATTCGCATCGATGACGGCCGCAACTTCCTGTCGCTGACCAACCGCCGCTTCGATGTCATTACCGCCGACATCATCCAGCCCGGCCACGCCGGCGCCGGTCACGTGTATTCGCGTGAGTACTTCGAGCTGGTCCGCAGTGCGCTCACCGATGACGGCCTCGTGCTCCAGTGGATTGGTCATCGCCCGTCGATCGAGTACGGCCTGATCATGCGGACGTTCCTGGCCGTGTTTCCCGACGCCACGCTCTGGTACGACGGCAACTTCATGATCGGCTCGCGCACGCCGCTGACGATTGCCCCGGACCGGTTCGAGCGCTTGCGGTCCACGGCCGAGACGCGCGCCGCGCTCGACGCCGTCGGCCTCACCAGCTTTGCCGCGCTGCGCAGCTGGTACACGGCGAGCGCCGTGGAGATGCAGGCCTTGATTGGTCCGGGTCCGGTGCTTACCGACGACCGGCCGCTCGTGGAGTACCAGCATTGGCTGCCACCGGCCAGCGAGCAGCCGCCGCTGGACCTGTCGTCGGTCAAGGGTGATGTCAACCGCATCATCAGCGGCGGTGGCCGGTGA